From the genome of Spinacia oleracea cultivar Varoflay chromosome 2, BTI_SOV_V1, whole genome shotgun sequence, one region includes:
- the LOC130467083 gene encoding uncharacterized protein produces MLNTYENNAVDDNAPSQAVDGAADKGPIQENVGAADKGSGDNGPGDKGPIEKNVEGSGNVAPQDAEPEREARSFYSSLPIGSATEEVFFLSELMERFPKTLGRLRRLEKEVIDFCFLDDEALDQRADVFIFGMLHKINREEMQCLIPEEYILSNIVEIWSILLNKNQFMLNKEQNNFYFGVEYTVSFYFT; encoded by the exons ATGCTGAACACTTACGAAAATAATGCTGTTGATGATAATGCTCCTTCTCAAGCTGTTGATGGTGCTGCTGACAAGGGGCCAATTCAGGAGAATGTTGGTGCTGCTGACAAGGGTTCTGGTGATAATGGACCTGGTGATAAGGGGCcaattgagaaaaatgttgaaGGTTCTGGAAATGTTGCTCCCCAAGATGCTGAACCTGAACGAGAAGCTAGGAGTTTCTATAGCAGTCTTCCCATTGGTTCTGCTACAGAAGAAGTCTTCTTCTTATCTGAGTTAATGGAGAGATTTCCGAAGACCCTCGGTCGTCTGAGGAGACTGGAAAAAGAAGTAATTGACTTCTGTTTCTTGGATGATGAGGCACTTGATCAACG GGctgatgtttttatttttgggatGCTCCACAAAATAAATAGGGAGGAAATGCAATGTTTGATTCCTGAGGAATATATCTTATCCAACATTGTTGAGATTTGGTCTATTCTCTTGAACAAAAATCAGTTCATGTTGAATAAAGAACAAAACAATTTCTATTTTGGTGTTGAGTACACGGTTAGTTTCTATTTtacgtaa